A window of Streptomyces profundus genomic DNA:
CCGCCTGAACCAGACCAACGACTCGTTGGTGTGGGTGATCGACCTCAACGGCGGCTCCCTCGGTCTGCCCTGGCTGCACGCCTGGCGCGAAGCACAGAACAACGAAGGTGTGGGCCGCTGGTCGAGCGCGGACATCCCCGCCCCCGGCGTGGACTGGGTCGCCTCCACCGTGGGTGAGGCGAAGAAGATGCTGGCCGCCGCCGTGCGGATCGCCAAGGCCCGCAAGGTCGCCTACCAGGACGCCATGCGCGACAAGGACGACGACAAGCTCCCCGTCGGCCCCACGCTGCCGGAGATCGTCATCATCGTCGACGAAGGCGCCGAAGTCGCCGCCACCCGCGAAGCCGCCAAGGTCCTGGCCGGCGTGGCGGAAGTCATCCGGATCGCCCGCGCCATGGCCATCCGGGCGGTGATTTCCGCTCTGCGCGTCACCCAGGATGTGCTGCCGGATCCCATGGTCCGCAAGATGGCGTCCAACCGCGTCTCCACTGGGGCGACCGAGGACGCCGAGTTGGGGCACCTCTTCGGCTGGCGGGCCCTGTCCGTTGAGGAATCCTTCGACGGGCCCGGCTCCCTGCTGGTCGGCACCGACGGCAAGGCTCCCGCCCGCGGCCGGGCACCCCGCATCACCCCCGGCCAGATCGAGGAGGTATGCGCGGCCACCAGCTCGCGCCGCCCCCAGCTCGACAAGCCGTCCCTGGACGCGGCCGGCACCGACTACACCCAACGCTGGCTCCTCGACCGCTGCGGCCATTTGTGGAGCCAGCCCGCCACCACCCCCGCCGGCAACGACAGCGGACCGGCCGGCGGCGGGGGCAAGTCGGGCCCGAAGTGGTCGGCCACCGCCGACTGGGACACCCCCCGCGAACCCACCCTCCACACCCCCACCCCCGACGAGCTGGAGGCCATGTTCAACGCCCCCACCGCCGACCGCACAGCCAACAGCGCGCAAGGCCAGGACGACGACACCGATTGGTCAGACCCCACAACCTGGACCACCGGCCACCAAGACACCGACCAACCCGATGCGAAACAAGCCGCGCTGCAACTCGTGCTCGCCGCCGGGTCGAACGGTACCGGGGCATCGGCTATGGAGCGGGCCCTCAAGGGCGACTTCGGAACCCGGCGTCCGGTGATCCAGCGTTGGCTCAAGGAGTGGGCGGAGGCCGGTGAAATCGTCCGGGTCGGCGAAGGCACCAAGGCCCGCTACGTCCACCGGACGCACGTATCCGACGATCCGAACCAGGACTGACGCGCCCGCTTGTCACTTGTCCCACAGAGGCCCCCTCAGAGGGGCTGTGGCGCCTGTAACCCCCATCTGACCTGCGGGTGACAAGTGGCAGACAAGTAACAAGTGACAAGCGGAGGACAAGCGAAGTGACAAGTCCGGGTTACAAGCGACCCGCGCCGCTGGAGACCCAATGAACACCACCCCCGATCCGCCCCACTACACCCTCCGCCGCACCGACCACCACACCCCCAACCCGGCCCCCGGGCCACTGGTGCACCCCCGGCCCGGGGCCGACCTCACCCCCCACCAACTCGCCCTGCTGGCCGCCCTCATCCAACAGACCGGCACCACCCCCGACGTGCCCACCACGGCCCCGGCGGCGCCCGCCCCGACCGAGACACGTATGTCGGGACGCGCCAAAGACACCGCTCTGATGGTCGCCGCCGGCGGCACCGGGATCGGAGCGGCCGGCGCCGGCATCGGCTACGGCTCCGGCCTCATCGCCACCGCGAGTGGAGGACTGATGACCGCCGCCATCGCCCTGGCCATCGCCACCGGCTCCATCACCGCCGCCGTCGCCCTCATCCGCACCACCTGCAAGACCAGCACCGCCGGTGAGGCCCGGGAGAGCGAGCAGCGGGCCACCACCCACATCACCCAAAACATCAGCGCCACCGGCCTGTTCGGCAAGGCCAACGGCACCATCAACAACCGCTGAGGAGCACCCGTGTCCATCGAGACCTTCGAGACCATCCGCTACACCGCTGACGTCCTGGCTGTCACGCCCGACCGACGCATCCTGCTGATCGAACGAGGCTGGGACCCCTTCGTGGGCATGTGGGCGCTGCCCGGCGGCCATGTCGACCCTGGGGAGACCGCGCTTGAGGCCGCCGTCCGCGAACTGGCCGAGGAGACCGGCGTCACCGTCGACGCTTCGGACCTGAGCCAGGTCGGCATCTTCGACGCCCCCGGGCGTGACCCGCGCGGCCGGTACATCACCGTCGCCCACCTCGCGCTGGTCCCGGTCGGCACCATCGCCACCGCCGGAGACGACGCCCGTCGCGCCGCCTGGTGGCCGCTCGACGCGCTCCCGCCGCTGGCCTTCGACCACGACCACATCATCGCCGCCAGCGGTCTCTCCGGCCGCGCCAACCGCACCATCAACCACCACTGAGGGGAAGCTCGTTGATCGACATCACACCCGGCGAACTGATCGTACTGGTCGGCCCAAGCGCCGCCGGCAAGTCCACCTTCGCCAGCCAGTACCCGCCGACCTGGCGGGTCTGCCTCGATGTCTTCCGGGGCCTGGTCGCCGACGATGAAACCGACCAATCCGCCACCCCGCC
This region includes:
- a CDS encoding type IV secretion system DNA-binding domain-containing protein, translating into MSSNNKRPAVDWTARHGALSGTINAAAGTLVTTSLAHSAGVPPTWAAVVGAAGAVGTAISGLRRRMNDAGVAFRSVCCLAAGSWSSAALAGDGPLTMTALGSLAVGATLAGTLGAGVGAHETTEQARRATALRIGTRRQMAVEWVERLARVCRIEGAEIVAIEQWPTGMGYTIEVKLPAGGTTRKAISDRTAALASDLDLPSGCGVAVHEGVTRRLALVKVTTKSMAGQAIAFPVEEMAEVTTINNPVPLALLSDGGQAELDLRQASTIVTGTTGTGKTNWLHSLIARLNQTNDSLVWVIDLNGGSLGLPWLHAWREAQNNEGVGRWSSADIPAPGVDWVASTVGEAKKMLAAAVRIAKARKVAYQDAMRDKDDDKLPVGPTLPEIVIIVDEGAEVAATREAAKVLAGVAEVIRIARAMAIRAVISALRVTQDVLPDPMVRKMASNRVSTGATEDAELGHLFGWRALSVEESFDGPGSLLVGTDGKAPARGRAPRITPGQIEEVCAATSSRRPQLDKPSLDAAGTDYTQRWLLDRCGHLWSQPATTPAGNDSGPAGGGGKSGPKWSATADWDTPREPTLHTPTPDELEAMFNAPTADRTANSAQGQDDDTDWSDPTTWTTGHQDTDQPDAKQAALQLVLAAGSNGTGASAMERALKGDFGTRRPVIQRWLKEWAEAGEIVRVGEGTKARYVHRTHVSDDPNQD
- a CDS encoding NUDIX domain-containing protein, giving the protein MSIETFETIRYTADVLAVTPDRRILLIERGWDPFVGMWALPGGHVDPGETALEAAVRELAEETGVTVDASDLSQVGIFDAPGRDPRGRYITVAHLALVPVGTIATAGDDARRAAWWPLDALPPLAFDHDHIIAASGLSGRANRTINHH